From Microbacterium invictum, the proteins below share one genomic window:
- the gdhA gene encoding NADP-specific glutamate dehydrogenase, with translation MPETLVALPPVVRDVFESVVARNPHEPEFQQAVHEVLESIAPVVEEHPQFAENGILERLVEPERQIMFRVPWIDDAGKLQVNRGYRIQFSSVLGPYKGGLRFHPSVNLSIIKFLGFEQIFKNALTGQGIGGAKGGSDFDPHGRSDAEIMRFCQSFMSELWRHLGEHTDVPAGDIGVGSREIGYLFGTYRKITNRHESGMFTGKGVQWGGAEVRTEATGYGTVFFAQEMLAVHGEAFEGKRVIVSGSGNVAIYAIDKARQLGGLPVTASDSSGYILDEDGVDVALLRQLKEVERARISEYVVHRPRAKFFEGAQPWEVPGEIILPSATQNELEEPAAHALIAGGARVVAEGANMPTTPGAVAAFQHAGVLFAPGKAANAGGVATSALEMSQNAARQRWNFSDSESKLQAIMKDVHDAAFDAAARYGRPGDYVVGANSAGFERVAHAMIAQGVI, from the coding sequence GTGCCTGAAACCCTCGTCGCCCTGCCCCCCGTCGTCCGTGACGTCTTCGAGAGCGTGGTCGCCCGCAACCCCCACGAGCCCGAATTCCAGCAGGCCGTGCACGAGGTGCTCGAATCGATCGCCCCGGTCGTCGAAGAGCACCCGCAGTTCGCCGAGAACGGCATCCTCGAGCGGCTCGTCGAGCCCGAGCGTCAGATCATGTTCCGCGTGCCGTGGATCGACGACGCCGGCAAGCTGCAGGTCAACCGCGGCTACCGCATCCAGTTCTCGTCGGTCCTCGGCCCGTACAAGGGCGGGCTGCGGTTCCACCCGTCGGTGAACCTATCGATCATCAAGTTCCTCGGCTTCGAGCAGATCTTCAAGAACGCGCTGACCGGTCAGGGCATCGGCGGCGCCAAGGGCGGCAGCGACTTCGACCCGCACGGCCGCTCCGACGCCGAGATCATGCGCTTCTGCCAGTCGTTCATGAGCGAGCTGTGGCGCCACCTCGGCGAGCACACCGACGTGCCCGCCGGCGACATCGGCGTCGGCTCCCGCGAGATCGGCTACCTCTTCGGCACCTACCGCAAGATCACCAACCGCCACGAGTCGGGTATGTTCACCGGCAAGGGCGTGCAGTGGGGCGGCGCGGAGGTGCGCACCGAGGCGACCGGCTACGGCACGGTGTTCTTCGCCCAGGAGATGCTCGCCGTCCATGGCGAGGCGTTCGAGGGCAAGCGCGTCATCGTCTCGGGCTCGGGCAACGTCGCGATCTATGCGATCGACAAGGCCCGCCAGCTCGGCGGCCTGCCGGTCACCGCGTCCGATTCCTCGGGCTACATCCTCGATGAGGACGGCGTCGACGTGGCGCTGCTGCGCCAGCTGAAAGAGGTCGAGCGCGCCCGCATCTCGGAGTACGTCGTCCACCGCCCCCGCGCGAAGTTCTTCGAGGGCGCACAGCCGTGGGAGGTACCGGGTGAGATCATCCTGCCCTCTGCCACCCAGAACGAGCTCGAAGAGCCCGCCGCCCACGCCCTCATCGCCGGTGGTGCCCGCGTCGTCGCCGAGGGCGCGAACATGCCCACCACCCCCGGCGCGGTCGCGGCCTTCCAGCACGCCGGCGTGCTGTTCGCGCCCGGCAAGGCGGCCAACGCCGGCGGTGTGGCCACCTCGGCGCTCGAGATGAGCCAGAACGCCGCGCGCCAGCGCTGGAACTTCAGCGACAGCGAGTCGAAGCTGCAGGCGATCATGAAGGACGTCCACGACGCCGCCTTCGACGCCGCCGCACGCTACGGCCGCCCCGGCGACTACGTCGTCGGCGCGAACTCCGCCGGCTTCGAGCGCGTCGCCCACGCGATGATCGCCCAGGGCGTCATCTGA
- a CDS encoding phosphoenolpyruvate carboxylase, with product MPELTRTEALDLVGRGDAEQELPDQMRSDVRLLGSLLGRILRESGSPGLFEDVERLRRATIDAYTDESAEAFAHAARIAESFSVERAHEVARAFTVYFHLVNLAEEHQRVRILRERDGRPDPTDAGDSITSAFAQLSAEIGEEAARRRLQELRFHPVFTAHPTEARRRAVSSSIRRTAQLLREYDGALPHSTDRRRAERRLLEEIDTLWRTAPLRAAKPTPVDEVRAIMAVFDETLYTAIPHVYRRVDDSLQGVDAGARAPIVRPFVRLGTWVGGDRDGNPFVTTSVTKKAASIASEHVLRGLEHSAERIARTVTTSADTTPVSAELTALWQRLAAADEDGAADAHKRAAGEPHKAVLLLLTRRIKATRTRNADLAYGDPEHLLADLGIVQDSLAAAGAPRQAFGHLQQLLWQVETFGFHLAELEVRQHSAVHAKALAQCRAGGVLSEQTAEVLEVFRGIAQIQHRYGPRAAGRYIVSFTQSADDLAAVHELARYAVGDHGTLPVLDVIPLFETFADLQAAPGILAEIVEHPAFAARLAETGAKLEVMLGYSDSSKDVGPVAANLALYEAQALISAWAQERGIVLTLFHGRGGALGRGGGPANSAILAQPPYSVDGRFKLTEQGEVIFARYGEPAIAMRHIDQVVAATLLASAPSNEQRNRDAAARFAPVAHAMDAASRARFFELVKADGFAAWFATVTPMEEVGLLPLGSRPARRGLSVESLEDLRAIPWVFAWSQARINLAGWFGLGTALEAVGDEALLRDAYAQWPLLRTVIDNVAMSLAKSDARIARRYLDLGDRPDLAELVMAEMALTRQWVVRIAGGGELLANKPVLQRAVKMRSPYVDALSLLQLRALRTLRGVEGEAPQEWQRLLLLSVSGVAAGLQNTG from the coding sequence ATGCCTGAACTCACCCGCACCGAAGCCCTCGACCTCGTCGGCCGGGGCGATGCCGAGCAGGAACTGCCCGACCAGATGCGCTCGGATGTGCGCCTGCTCGGCAGCCTGCTGGGGCGGATCCTCCGCGAAAGCGGATCACCCGGACTGTTCGAGGACGTGGAGCGCCTGCGCCGCGCGACGATCGACGCGTACACCGACGAGTCGGCCGAGGCGTTCGCCCATGCCGCCCGTATCGCCGAGTCGTTCTCCGTCGAGCGCGCGCACGAGGTCGCCCGCGCCTTCACGGTGTACTTCCACCTGGTCAACCTCGCCGAGGAGCACCAGCGCGTGCGCATCCTCCGCGAGCGCGACGGCCGGCCCGACCCGACCGATGCCGGGGACTCGATCACCTCGGCGTTCGCCCAGCTTTCTGCCGAGATCGGCGAGGAGGCCGCCCGCCGGCGACTGCAGGAGCTGCGCTTCCACCCCGTCTTCACCGCTCACCCGACAGAAGCGCGGCGGCGGGCCGTGTCCAGCAGCATCCGCCGCACCGCGCAGCTGCTGCGCGAGTACGACGGCGCACTCCCCCACTCCACCGACCGGCGGCGTGCCGAACGGCGCCTGCTCGAGGAGATCGACACCCTGTGGCGCACCGCCCCGCTGCGGGCCGCCAAGCCCACTCCCGTCGACGAGGTCCGCGCGATCATGGCCGTCTTCGACGAGACGCTCTACACCGCGATCCCTCACGTGTATCGCCGGGTCGACGACTCCCTGCAGGGGGTGGATGCCGGAGCCCGCGCGCCCATCGTCCGCCCGTTCGTCCGGCTGGGCACCTGGGTCGGCGGCGACCGCGACGGCAACCCGTTCGTGACGACCTCGGTCACGAAGAAGGCGGCATCCATCGCCTCCGAGCACGTCCTCCGCGGGCTCGAGCACAGCGCCGAGCGCATCGCCCGCACGGTGACCACCTCCGCCGACACGACGCCGGTCAGCGCCGAGCTCACCGCACTGTGGCAGCGGCTCGCTGCCGCCGACGAAGACGGCGCGGCCGATGCACACAAGCGCGCCGCCGGCGAACCGCACAAGGCGGTCCTGCTGCTGCTGACCCGCCGCATCAAGGCCACGCGTACCCGCAACGCAGACCTCGCCTACGGCGACCCCGAGCACCTGCTGGCCGATCTGGGGATCGTGCAGGACTCGCTGGCCGCTGCCGGTGCACCACGGCAGGCATTCGGACACCTGCAGCAGCTGCTCTGGCAGGTCGAGACGTTCGGGTTCCACCTCGCCGAGCTCGAAGTGCGGCAGCACTCCGCGGTGCACGCGAAGGCCCTTGCCCAGTGCCGTGCCGGCGGCGTGCTGAGCGAGCAGACCGCCGAGGTGCTCGAGGTCTTCCGCGGCATCGCGCAGATCCAGCACCGGTACGGTCCACGCGCGGCCGGCCGGTACATCGTGTCGTTCACGCAGTCCGCCGACGACCTCGCGGCCGTCCATGAGCTGGCGCGGTACGCGGTCGGGGACCACGGCACCCTCCCGGTGCTCGACGTCATCCCGCTGTTCGAGACGTTCGCCGATCTGCAGGCCGCGCCGGGCATCCTCGCCGAGATCGTCGAGCACCCCGCGTTCGCCGCGCGCCTGGCCGAAACCGGCGCCAAGCTGGAGGTGATGCTCGGCTACTCCGACTCCTCGAAGGACGTCGGGCCGGTCGCCGCGAACCTCGCGCTCTACGAGGCCCAGGCGCTGATCTCGGCGTGGGCGCAGGAGCGCGGCATCGTGCTCACCCTGTTCCACGGCCGCGGCGGCGCGCTCGGCCGCGGCGGCGGGCCGGCGAACTCCGCGATCCTCGCGCAGCCGCCGTACTCGGTCGACGGGCGGTTCAAGCTCACCGAGCAGGGTGAGGTCATCTTCGCCCGCTACGGCGAGCCGGCCATCGCGATGCGGCACATCGATCAGGTCGTGGCGGCCACCCTCCTGGCATCCGCCCCCTCGAACGAGCAGCGCAACCGCGATGCGGCAGCCCGCTTCGCGCCGGTGGCGCACGCGATGGACGCCGCCTCGCGCGCGCGGTTCTTCGAACTCGTGAAGGCCGACGGCTTCGCCGCGTGGTTCGCCACCGTGACGCCCATGGAGGAGGTGGGTCTGCTCCCCCTCGGCTCACGCCCCGCGCGCCGCGGCCTGTCGGTGGAGTCGCTCGAGGATCTGCGCGCGATCCCGTGGGTGTTCGCCTGGTCGCAGGCGCGCATCAACCTGGCCGGCTGGTTCGGTCTCGGCACGGCGCTCGAGGCCGTCGGCGACGAGGCGCTGCTGCGCGATGCCTACGCGCAGTGGCCGCTGCTGCGCACCGTGATCGACAACGTCGCGATGAGCCTGGCCAAGTCCGACGCCCGCATCGCCCGACGCTACCTCGACCTCGGCGACCGGCCGGATCTCGCCGAGCTCGTGATGGCCGAGATGGCCCTCACCCGCCAGTGGGTGGTGCGCATCGCCGGCGGCGGAGAGCTGCTGGCGAACAAGCCCGTGCTGCAGCGCGCCGTGAAGATGCGCAGCCCCTACGTCGATGCGCTGTCGCTGCTGCAGCTGCGCGCCCTGCGCACCCTGCGCGGCGTCGAGGGCGAGGCGCCCCAGGAATGGCAGCGCCTGCTGCTGCTGTCGGTGTCCGGGGTCGCGGCGGGACTCCAGAACACCGGGTGA
- the mfd gene encoding transcription-repair coupling factor, with the protein MTVPGIVRALEQAESYRDAVAAASVDADFSLVEGLDAPLLASLVERRRAAGKPPALLVIAPTGRRVESLGPALGALLPGAEVLHFPAWETLPHERLSPSAETVGMRLDVLGRVARWQGETPLVVTASVRSAIQPLAAGLTDVPAIELVVGGRGHELGEVALRLVELAYHRVDMVSRRGEFALRGGILDVFPAIAAHPYRVEFFGDEVDQIRAFSVADQRSLPGEVRDVTLVPARELLLTDAVRARARQLREDFPGLQTMLEKMSEGIPVEGMESLLPAVVDRLVTLPDYLPAQTAVALVDPERAVTRAITLGETNREFLDAAWSAATAGAQTPIDLGAGDFLTLPELRAAARARGDVWWRLSAFDSGEADAAAEGLMSDDVEVALEAAAAIRVPADPVPSFQGNVDGATAHVGQLLADGWRVVIAASGAGLVDRARDVLAERGIAARTVGEVLTPPEPGVAHAVVSTLERGFQATDAKLAVLTETEFYGRTIGGDQRVVKKLASRRKAVVDPLQLKAGDFVVHNTHGIGRFVELTQREVSSGGRHPVKTTREYLVLEYAPAKRGYPGDKLFVPTDQLDLLSRYVGGEAPALSKMGGSDWAAAKGKARRAVRDIAVELVKLYSARMASKGHAFGPDTPWQRELEEAFPFAETPDQLQTIDEIKADMEKPIPMDRLLSGDVGFGKTEVAVRAAFKAIQDGKQVAMLVPTTLLVKQHFETFQERFAGFPVKVKALSRFQTDKQARDTLAGITDGTVDMVIGTHRILTEKVIFKDLGLMIIDEEQRFGVEHKDQLKKLKTNVDILAMSATPIPRTLEMAVTGIREMSTLQTPPEDRHPILSYVGARNDKQIAAAIRRELLREGQVFYVHNRVQSIQRVAAQLSELVPEARIAVAHGQMGETALEQVVDDFWERRADVLVSTTIVETGLDIANANTIIIDRADKYGLSQLHQLRGRVGRARERAYAYFLYDDQKPLSETAADRLETIAVNNDLGSGMQVALKDLEIRGAGNLLGAEQAGHIAGVGFDLYLRMIGEAVATFRGEETEGPAELRLELPVQARIPDDYIDSERLRLEAYQKLSAAASITSSDDAIGLVFEELTDRYGEPPEEVRGIFDVARLRRRAAQAGLTDVVAMGPNLRIAPAHLPDSIQVRLRRLHPKAKLLSGGDAMVVPLPTAGGEALADADLIAWTGQLLDQLFPPPKPDAA; encoded by the coding sequence GTGACAGTTCCCGGGATCGTGCGCGCCCTCGAGCAGGCCGAGTCGTACCGGGACGCGGTCGCCGCGGCATCCGTCGACGCGGACTTCTCCCTCGTCGAAGGGCTCGACGCCCCCTTGCTGGCTTCGCTCGTCGAGCGCCGCCGGGCCGCCGGGAAGCCCCCTGCCCTGCTCGTGATCGCACCGACCGGGCGGCGCGTCGAGTCGCTCGGACCGGCGCTGGGCGCCCTTCTGCCCGGTGCCGAGGTGCTCCACTTCCCGGCCTGGGAGACGCTCCCGCACGAGCGGCTCAGCCCGAGCGCCGAGACCGTCGGCATGCGCCTGGACGTGCTCGGCCGCGTCGCGCGCTGGCAGGGCGAGACGCCGCTCGTGGTCACCGCGTCGGTGCGCAGTGCGATCCAGCCGCTGGCCGCCGGCCTGACCGACGTCCCCGCCATAGAGCTGGTCGTGGGTGGCCGCGGACACGAGCTCGGCGAAGTCGCGCTGCGCCTGGTCGAGCTGGCCTACCACCGGGTGGACATGGTCTCGCGGCGTGGTGAGTTCGCTCTGCGCGGCGGCATTCTCGATGTCTTCCCGGCGATCGCCGCCCACCCGTACCGTGTCGAGTTCTTCGGGGACGAGGTCGACCAGATCCGGGCGTTCTCGGTCGCCGATCAGCGGTCGCTGCCCGGCGAGGTGCGCGACGTGACACTGGTGCCGGCGCGAGAGCTGCTGCTCACCGACGCCGTGCGTGCGCGCGCGCGGCAGCTGCGCGAGGACTTCCCCGGGCTGCAGACGATGCTCGAGAAGATGTCCGAGGGTATTCCGGTCGAGGGCATGGAGTCGCTGCTGCCGGCGGTCGTCGACCGGCTCGTGACGCTGCCCGATTACCTTCCCGCCCAGACGGCCGTTGCTCTCGTCGACCCCGAACGCGCGGTCACCCGCGCCATCACCCTCGGCGAGACCAACCGAGAGTTCCTCGACGCCGCCTGGAGCGCCGCGACGGCGGGCGCGCAGACGCCGATCGACCTCGGCGCCGGTGACTTCCTCACGCTGCCCGAGCTGCGTGCCGCCGCGCGTGCGCGCGGTGACGTGTGGTGGCGGCTGAGCGCTTTCGACTCCGGTGAAGCCGATGCCGCCGCCGAGGGCCTGATGTCGGACGATGTCGAGGTGGCTCTGGAGGCGGCGGCCGCGATCCGCGTGCCGGCCGACCCCGTCCCGTCCTTCCAGGGCAACGTCGACGGCGCCACCGCTCACGTCGGCCAGCTGCTGGCGGACGGCTGGCGCGTCGTCATCGCGGCATCCGGTGCCGGTCTCGTCGACCGCGCCCGCGATGTGCTCGCCGAGCGGGGGATCGCCGCGCGCACGGTCGGCGAAGTCCTCACCCCGCCCGAGCCCGGCGTCGCGCACGCGGTGGTCTCGACGCTCGAACGCGGCTTCCAGGCCACCGATGCGAAGCTCGCCGTGCTGACCGAGACCGAGTTCTACGGCCGCACGATCGGCGGCGACCAGCGTGTCGTGAAGAAGCTGGCATCCCGTCGCAAGGCCGTCGTCGACCCGCTGCAGCTGAAGGCCGGCGACTTCGTCGTGCACAACACGCACGGCATCGGCCGCTTCGTGGAGCTCACCCAGCGCGAGGTGTCCAGCGGCGGGCGGCACCCGGTCAAGACCACTCGCGAGTACCTGGTCCTCGAGTACGCGCCGGCCAAGCGCGGCTACCCCGGCGACAAGCTGTTCGTGCCCACCGACCAGCTCGATCTGCTCTCCCGCTACGTCGGCGGTGAGGCTCCGGCCCTCTCGAAGATGGGCGGCAGCGACTGGGCCGCGGCCAAGGGCAAGGCCCGCAGGGCCGTCCGTGACATCGCGGTGGAGCTGGTCAAGCTCTACTCGGCGCGCATGGCTTCGAAGGGCCACGCGTTCGGTCCCGACACACCCTGGCAGCGTGAGCTGGAGGAGGCGTTCCCGTTCGCGGAGACCCCCGACCAGCTGCAGACCATCGACGAGATCAAAGCCGACATGGAGAAGCCGATCCCGATGGACCGGCTGCTGTCGGGCGACGTCGGCTTCGGCAAGACCGAGGTGGCCGTCCGTGCCGCGTTCAAGGCGATCCAGGACGGCAAGCAGGTCGCCATGCTCGTGCCCACGACCCTGCTGGTCAAGCAGCACTTCGAGACGTTCCAGGAGCGCTTCGCCGGGTTCCCGGTCAAGGTCAAGGCGCTGTCGCGGTTCCAGACCGACAAGCAGGCCCGTGACACTCTGGCCGGGATCACCGACGGCACCGTCGACATGGTCATCGGCACCCACCGCATCCTCACCGAGAAGGTGATCTTCAAGGACCTCGGGCTCATGATCATCGACGAGGAGCAGCGCTTCGGCGTCGAGCACAAGGACCAGCTGAAGAAGCTCAAGACCAACGTCGACATCCTCGCCATGAGCGCGACTCCCATCCCGCGCACGCTCGAGATGGCCGTCACCGGCATCCGCGAGATGTCGACCCTGCAGACCCCGCCCGAGGACCGGCATCCGATCCTCTCCTACGTCGGCGCGCGCAATGACAAGCAGATCGCCGCGGCGATCCGCCGTGAGCTGCTGCGCGAGGGCCAGGTGTTCTACGTGCACAACCGGGTGCAGTCGATCCAGCGGGTCGCCGCGCAGCTGAGCGAGCTCGTGCCCGAGGCGCGCATCGCCGTGGCCCACGGGCAGATGGGGGAGACCGCGCTCGAGCAGGTCGTCGACGACTTCTGGGAGCGCCGGGCCGATGTGCTCGTGTCGACGACCATCGTGGAGACCGGCCTCGACATCGCCAACGCGAACACGATCATCATCGACCGGGCCGACAAGTACGGGCTGTCGCAGCTGCACCAGCTGCGCGGCCGGGTCGGGCGGGCACGCGAGCGCGCCTACGCGTACTTCCTCTACGACGATCAGAAGCCGCTCAGCGAGACGGCGGCCGACCGCCTCGAGACCATCGCCGTCAACAACGACCTCGGGTCGGGCATGCAGGTGGCGCTCAAGGACCTCGAGATCCGCGGCGCCGGCAACCTGCTCGGCGCGGAGCAGGCCGGTCACATCGCCGGCGTCGGATTCGACCTGTACCTGCGGATGATCGGCGAGGCCGTGGCCACGTTCCGGGGCGAGGAGACCGAAGGCCCCGCCGAACTGCGGCTCGAGCTGCCCGTCCAGGCGCGCATCCCCGACGATTACATCGACAGCGAGCGGCTGCGGCTCGAGGCGTACCAGAAGCTCTCGGCGGCGGCATCCATCACCTCTTCGGACGACGCGATCGGCCTCGTGTTCGAAGAGCTCACCGACCGCTACGGCGAGCCGCCGGAAGAGGTGCGCGGCATCTTCGACGTCGCACGGCTGCGCCGCCGGGCAGCGCAGGCGGGCCTGACCGATGTCGTCGCGATGGGCCCGAACCTGCGCATCGCGCCGGCGCACCTGCCCGACTCGATCCAGGTGCGGCTGCGCCGGCTGCACCCGAAGGCCAAGCTGCTGTCCGGTGGCGACGCGATGGTCGTGCCGCTGCCGACCGCCGGCGGCGAGGCGCTCGCCGACGCCGACCTGATCGCATGGACCGGTCAGCTGCTGGACCAGCTGTTCCCGCCGCCGAAGCCCGACGCCGCCTGA
- a CDS encoding MazG family protein, translating to MALPTPPRPGDGMTDPLRTAAETMHAVRDRCVWSQQMTHRELVPYLIEESAELIDAVETGSRDDLREELGDLLWQVLFHAEIASRDAVSPFDIDDVARGLTEKMVRRHPHVFGDAVATTPEEVLIHWNAAKVAEKRARTSVLDGVSHHMPSLALAQKLLSRAARALLSPPTPPAPALPPAPALAPALPPAREQRVDESTVITRSLGAEVFSRGEGAGRGEGAGPRTEAELGDALLALVAAARENGWDAERALRERLRGLEDEIRAAEAGAADLEE from the coding sequence ATGGCACTACCGACACCACCCCGTCCCGGCGACGGCATGACCGATCCGCTGCGCACGGCCGCCGAGACGATGCACGCGGTGCGCGATCGCTGCGTGTGGTCGCAGCAGATGACCCACCGCGAGCTCGTGCCCTATCTCATCGAGGAGTCCGCCGAGCTCATCGACGCCGTCGAGACGGGCTCCCGCGACGACCTGCGCGAAGAGCTGGGCGATCTGCTGTGGCAGGTGCTGTTCCACGCCGAGATCGCCTCTCGCGACGCGGTGAGCCCGTTCGACATCGACGATGTGGCGCGGGGCCTGACCGAGAAGATGGTGCGCCGGCATCCCCATGTCTTCGGCGACGCCGTCGCCACCACACCCGAAGAGGTGCTGATCCATTGGAATGCCGCCAAGGTCGCCGAGAAGCGCGCCCGCACGAGTGTGCTGGACGGCGTGTCTCATCACATGCCGTCCCTCGCGCTCGCTCAGAAGCTGCTGTCCCGCGCCGCCCGCGCCCTGCTGTCCCCTCCGACCCCACCCGCACCCGCACTCCCACCCGCGCCCGCACTCGCGCCCGCACTCCCGCCCGCGAGAGAACAACGGGTGGACGAGAGTACGGTTATCACCCGTTCTCTCGGCGCCGAGGTGTTCTCTCGCGGGGAAGGGGCGGGGCGCGGGGAAGGGGCGGGGCCGCGAACCGAGGCTGAGCTCGGAGACGCGCTGCTCGCGCTCGTCGCGGCGGCCCGTGAGAACGGGTGGGACGCCGAGCGCGCCCTGCGCGAGCGACTGCGCGGGCTCGAGGACGAGATCCGCGCCGCTGAGGCAGGCGCCGCGGACCTGGAAGAATAG
- a CDS encoding gamma carbonic anhydrase family protein, with protein sequence MQFEHLGASPRIHPEAVIAPTAVISGDVTIGAGCQVLHGAVITAEGGPITLGDNVIVMENALVRATATNSVHIGSHVLVGPMTSISGATIADEVFLATGTRVFNGARIGEHSEVRINAVVHLRTVLPPESVVPIGWVAVGDPAQLLPPERHDEIWALQHELDFPGYVFGLDRDTPDLMIQLAERYGASLARHRDDRRID encoded by the coding sequence GTGCAGTTCGAGCATCTCGGGGCGTCGCCCCGCATCCACCCGGAAGCCGTGATCGCGCCGACGGCGGTGATCTCCGGTGACGTGACGATCGGGGCAGGATGCCAGGTGCTTCATGGCGCGGTCATCACGGCCGAGGGCGGGCCGATCACCCTCGGCGACAACGTCATCGTCATGGAGAACGCGCTGGTGCGCGCGACCGCCACGAACTCCGTCCACATCGGATCGCATGTTCTGGTGGGACCCATGACATCCATCTCCGGCGCGACGATCGCCGACGAGGTCTTCCTCGCGACGGGCACCCGGGTGTTCAACGGCGCACGCATCGGCGAGCACAGCGAGGTGCGCATCAACGCGGTCGTGCACCTGCGCACGGTGCTGCCGCCCGAATCGGTCGTCCCGATCGGGTGGGTCGCCGTCGGGGACCCCGCCCAGCTGCTGCCGCCCGAGCGGCATGACGAGATCTGGGCGCTGCAGCACGAACTCGACTTCCCCGGCTATGTGTTCGGCCTGGACCGCGACACTCCCGATCTCATGATCCAGCTCGCCGAGCGGTATGGGGCGTCGCTGGCCCGTCACCGCGACGATCGCCGCATCGACTAG
- a CDS encoding Na+/H+ antiporter NhaA, with protein MSLLRSARFPAVMLLASAAAGLIVANSAAGPGAAELKAVHLGVPGVFELSAGHWIADALLAVFFFVVAVELQFELTNGQLNSPRKALQPAIAAAGGVLVPIIVYVLFAHGTEAAAGWPIPTATDIAFALGVLAVFGRGLPSGLRIFLLALAILDDIVGIVFIAVLFTSDVDFAMIVAATVALAVFAVLSRLLDTRARVPVAIAMGLVAVATWYFVYESGIHATIAGVALGLAMFQTPALRVRHVLEPWVNGLVLPLFAFSSALVVIPAVSPRELSPAFWGILVALPVGKIIGITAAGWISQRVGHKEGDERLPLGDLIAAGALGGIGFTVSLLLAELAFAGAPGIRDQATLGVLLGSTVSLILAGVLVSWRSWHYRHHPVPATA; from the coding sequence ATGAGTCTGCTCCGCTCCGCACGTTTCCCCGCCGTCATGCTGCTCGCCTCCGCGGCGGCGGGACTCATCGTCGCGAACTCTGCGGCAGGCCCCGGCGCGGCGGAGCTGAAGGCCGTCCATCTGGGCGTCCCCGGCGTGTTCGAACTGTCGGCCGGCCACTGGATCGCCGACGCGCTGCTGGCGGTCTTCTTCTTCGTCGTCGCCGTCGAGCTGCAGTTCGAGCTCACGAACGGCCAGCTGAACTCACCGCGCAAGGCGCTGCAGCCGGCGATCGCCGCGGCCGGCGGCGTGCTGGTGCCGATCATCGTGTACGTCCTGTTCGCACACGGGACCGAGGCGGCGGCCGGGTGGCCGATCCCGACGGCGACCGACATCGCGTTCGCCCTCGGGGTGCTCGCGGTGTTCGGGCGCGGGCTGCCGTCGGGCCTGCGCATCTTCCTGCTGGCGCTCGCGATACTCGACGACATCGTAGGCATCGTGTTCATCGCGGTCCTGTTCACTTCCGACGTCGACTTCGCGATGATCGTGGCCGCCACCGTCGCGCTCGCCGTGTTCGCCGTGCTCAGCCGGCTGCTCGACACGCGCGCACGCGTCCCGGTCGCGATCGCGATGGGCCTGGTCGCGGTGGCCACCTGGTACTTCGTCTACGAGTCCGGCATCCACGCCACCATCGCGGGCGTCGCGCTGGGCCTGGCCATGTTCCAGACGCCGGCACTGCGCGTGCGTCATGTGCTCGAACCCTGGGTGAACGGCCTCGTGCTGCCGCTGTTCGCATTCTCGTCGGCGCTCGTGGTCATCCCGGCGGTGTCGCCGCGCGAGCTGTCGCCGGCGTTCTGGGGCATACTGGTGGCGCTGCCGGTGGGCAAGATCATCGGCATCACCGCGGCCGGCTGGATCTCGCAGCGGGTCGGCCACAAGGAGGGTGACGAGCGCCTTCCGCTCGGCGACCTGATCGCCGCCGGGGCCCTCGGCGGCATCGGATTCACGGTGTCGCTGCTGCTGGCAGAGCTGGCGTTCGCCGGCGCGCCCGGCATCCGCGATCAGGCGACCCTCGGCGTGCTGCTCGGATCGACCGTGTCGCTCATTCTGGCCGGCGTGCTCGTATCGTGGCGGTCATGGCACTACCGACACCACCCCGTCCCGGCGACGGCATGA